The Juglans regia cultivar Chandler chromosome 1, Walnut 2.0, whole genome shotgun sequence nucleotide sequence ATATACATAGAACCAAACCacacttcttaaaaaaaaaaaaaaaaaaaaagagagaaccaAACCACAGTACAACACAAAAGTAGCAACCAAGAATCCTTCAAAAACAAAACCTTGGAATTGTCTCAGTGCTTTGAGGCATAGTGATTTATTAGTGATAGTGCATTACTGGTGACTTGTGCCACGTTGACAATCCTTGCCTTAATGGACGCCTTGATTTTGCCATCCAAGGCCTTGCCAGCGAACCCATCAACGCACGTGTTCTCATCGGTTAGCGCTGCACTGACCCACGTCTCAACATTGCTCATGTGCCACGCAAATTCCTGACCCTTGGCTTTACCAATGTTCTTGAGCTCTTTGATCGACTGCCCTAGCCTGTCCACAGTATCACTTATCTCCTCCAAGCAATCTGCAATAGCTTCATACTCCTTTTTCTTCAATCCCTTGAACTTCTTTAACTTTGacacgaatgtcctagtggattGAGCGCTGGACAAGCTCACGGACAAGGCGGTCTGAGCCAACTGGTGTGGGTTTTGTTGGATTTCTGCGGCGTAGGCTGAGAGAGATTGAACGCACAGGGCAGGATAGGTTGTGGTGCTGCATGAGGCCTTGATGAAATTTGTGGCACCGCCACTCGAAGCGGTTGCAGCGGCAAAGCACAAGACAGAGAAAAGTAGCAAAAGATGGGAAACCTTGGCCATTATATTAGGTAGGGAGAAATGGGTGTCTTTAGTTTAGTTTAGAGAGGATGAGTGGTTTGAGTACGAGATGAGTGTGTATTTATAGAGGACTTACGAGGCACCGTACGCCGTGTGCGCCCATGCGTGTTGTGTTCTGGGAAATAAGCACTAATACAAATTAAAGGAGCCGAAATCTTTGTCAAAAGTTTTCAGCAATTAAGGCGCATGATATGGAGTAAAATTAGTATCATAAGAAAATCTTAATATGCTACACTTCGCTTCTAGATCGAGATGGGTGGATCTTCTATATTTTAATGACATATGGTGTGGCCTGTGTACATTTGACCTTTACTTACCGACATGATCCGTACCTAATTTTGGAGTAATTTGTTCCAGTGTCTGGAGATAATAAGTGGTATTTAGCTGTTCATGTAAATGTTAGTATGCATAATGAGTTTGTCATCTTATTTTgattctttatatatttatttattatatatatatatttatctaattttaaaggGTCCAAtctaaagggaaaaaaaaaatgtgtgcagaaatgttttaaaatagatacgtagtttgatttataatttagattttttatattgataaatcaaaattataacttgaaatgaaataaagtctgtttttataaaaaaaacaaaaaaagtgtGTCCCACCACCACGTGGTACTCAAATTGTAGTGCTAACATCATCACATATTATGccaatatatttatgaattttaattgcttgaaaaagaaaatgaaagggataaaacaaacgagcccttaaatCATGCTACCGACCTGGACCCCAATACTTCTGCATGCTCTACAACTTGGactaatcatttttcttgtgtgttttttttttatttttggtcattCTGCTTGAGGTTGATGGTGTTGTTATCCTTCCTATGCGGAagcaaaatttatttgtttcacATACGaggacagttttttttttttttttccccttttaatCACTCTTTACTTTGTAATAATGAAAAGGGACCAATTAAACAGAAAGACATCATAACATTTGATAGACCGTACGTTTTTTTGGATTCGTTGTCGAAAACTTATGGATTTGATCCCGAAGATCATTGTTGATCACGACGAGTTGATAATGGTGTGAAACTTCAAGAAAGTGAATCCAATGAGAAGCGAGGAAACATGGGTCAAAAGGCTTATGaaaccttttaaaaaaacacaccTAAAGTAATGTGAAACCTTTAACCAGCATTAGCAGCTGAAGCAAAGTAAATCGCACGGCTTTGctaaaagtaaagttttttttttcttttttattttttattaatctcGATGACTAAGatgtcatttctttttatatatgaaatgagatgaatagtaaagaaaattaaaattaaaataaaatattattataatatatatttttaatattattttttattttgatatttgagaaaatttaaattttatattttaaaatttttaaaaattataataacaaaataaaataagttataaaaacaaaccTGGCCAAAGTCAAAGCTAATAAATGGTTGCCGACCCAAATGGTGAAATATTAATTCGAGTCTTGCCTCTTGACTCTTGTTGTGTGGCCAAAACTGAATTTACAGAAGTGCTCATTTAAATGCAGAGACCAGCATCCCTGCAGAAAACTCACCGGTCAcctatatttttagtttttatttttgttggttgaAGTAGTTGTATTTTATTCTAAGCACAATAGATATAGTGGTTGTataagtttgtaattttcaatttatttaattttagatgtGATGGccaagtttataaaaataaattgtctaAAAAagttattggaatttaaaaattaaaaagaatactAAAAAGAGTTAAAGAAGTTCTGTCGATCTTAGGCAACAGTCTTTCATTAAAGAGGTCTTTATCTGAAAAAGTAATAGCTTGGTAGGGATTGAAGAAATCATTCAggtctcatttattttatttcttgaagCTTCATTTGtcaaaaactttattttgaCACTCTTGGATTTTAggcttttttttaaataatcagacaaaattttaatttcaattgatTTATCTAAGCACTCATCCAAAATTAAGAGATATTTTTCTGATGTTTAAACGCGTACGTatcaaaaagggaaaaacaattgagatgaagatgaatgaGAAACGACAGAGATGGTTGCTTGGCACCGGTGATAAGGACTGCGCAGTGATTGAATTGGCTAAAAATCAACAATTTATTAGTCCAGCATGATCCCTGAAATCTTGCAGATATACTcttaaatagaatattaaattgtGGGCGGTCGCTATGAATCAtcgaaaaatgatatttgcgcgcgcagtatatatttttttaaataaatataaaatttatgtaaaaaaattaattttttaattaaaaatctcattttaaaaaaaagtacgaGGCTTGCACAACTCatgattatatttaatattattttaaatcatcACATGCTCAATTTTCAAAAATCCGgattaatgaaatattaaaGTTGCGTTTGATTGCAAAATTCAGTTaaatttagtctaattttaaattaaatctaacatttaaacacttagttcttaaattactaaactcatatcaactcaaaacttccttaTACGTGAGAATcataaccttttttaacttaacacatttttatacgtgagactcacaatattaaactcatcttaacatcaaaacatattttaaattcaatttagataGGCCTCACATAACTCCCTCTACtactcaacttattattatttataaaaaactgaatTTAACTGAGCTCAACTCAATATTCGAACACAATCTAAAAATGATTTGTGGGACAAGTAGTCTTGTTTggttgtttaatgatttatgatcAATTTGCAAGGTTAGCTTGTGAACTGAAGTTCGGGCCAAGTTTATTTCCGACCCCTAAAACCAttccaaaaaatttgaaatttggaaaatacATGCATGATACAACACTTTTCACAAcctttttataactatattttaaatgaagggtatttttgtaaagtaacttataaaaataataccaCTTTACATCaatactctcattttaaaacatgattgtataaaaagttacaaaaaaaaaaaaaattgtgcatgtatcattactcatgtggacatgaaaaaaataatgctatacaccacactcatcttattttgatcatgcTAAATAGTATGTAACACATTAATCACCATTATATGATAaagaaatatacaataaataatcatttaatagtgataaatatatcacatcttataATTGTGCAAGCGTCAcgcattctttttaaataaaagttagaataatcattcttattgcgcatttaaagaaaaattctatacaccatactaccatcccatgattatatttaacattattctaaTTCACTTTCATCCCTGTAAACAAATACTTCCCCAAGGATTGCAAAATTGTTTCTCCAAACATTCCAATTTCAATGTGATTTTCAAGCCTTTTTAGATATGTTTGGGAACAGATACGATTCATTACATGTACacagaacatttttttttttgttccatcCCAACTCTTTAATGGCTAGAGGAGTTGAGCATAAATATGAACGAATAATGAGGCATGGGTATGGCAAATATCTGTACAACAATCCCAATGAAGATCCAAAGTTGATGAACAGGTTAGCTTTGTGCACGACAAGCCAATTCTCTGTAATCCAAATGATCAATTGAAGGCGATGCTGGTCCAATAGATGTACATAAAGAACCTGATATCATTAAACGTGCATTTGGTACCCATTGTGGGGCAAACAGGAGAGACTAAAATGGCTTCTTGCGGCCGTAGTGAGCCAAGATGGAGGATCTGATCCGTGGTATATGGAACCCATTTATCCACAGATGGGTCTAAAGATCCAGTCCTcgttccatcatcatcattctcaCTCTTTCCACACCATCCAATCTACCCGCATTGCTGTAAATATTGATCAAAAGTTCATAATTAAGTTCATTATCCGGTTCCAACTCAAAAAGCTTTTCCGCTGCCACTTCTCCAATATCCACGTTTCCATGAAGAAAGCAAGCATATAGCAATGCCCCCCACGCTGTTGGGCCAGCTTCAAACTCCATTTTCTCCTCTATGACCGCATATGCCTCCATGAGCAGTCCTGCCCTCCCATAGAGATTAACCATGCAAGCATAATGTTCCATGATGGGGTTTATTGCATATTTCCCCTTCATCATAGAGTACAATCTTTCCCCATCCTTCACCAAGCCCAGATGGGCACAAGCTGATAGTAATGACACAAATGTGATACTATCTGGCAAAGTACCAGAATTCTCCATCTGCTCAAAGTACGTTAGAACTTCCAGGTCTCTAGAGTGAGCAGAAATTATAGAGTTCCATGACACAACATCCCTCTCAGGCATGTGGTTAAACAACCATTGTGCTCGATCCAACTTTCCGTGATTTGAGTACACAGCGATCAATGAATTAGCAACAGATAAATCCCACTCAAATCCTTGACGAAGAATCCACCCATGAATTTGGAGTGTAAGCTTCAGTGATGACAAACTGGCAAGTATTGTGGATATAGCAACCGAGTCTGGCTCATGCCCTTCTTGAAGCATTTGGCAGAAGATCTCCAATGCCTCCACCAAAAGCCCATGACGAATATAACCCGTGAGCATAGCATTCCACGAAACCAAGTCCCGGGAAGCAATCTTGTCGAAGACCTTCCGAGCCTTTACAATGTCACCACACTTCGCATACATGTCAACAAGAGCATTGAGCACAAACCCATCATTTGCAAAGCCCGAACGAACCACACGGCGATGCACCTCCTCCCCAACCCCAAACGAACCAATTCCCCCACAAGCTTTCAACACGCGAGGGAACGTGAATGGGTCCGGTTCAACACCCTCTTCGTCCATTTGGAAGTACAGCGCCATGGCATCTTCATATAGACCCAACTCAGCATACCCGGAGATAAGCGAATTCCACGGAAAAGCCGAAGCATCACGGTCAACCATTTGATCAAACACCTGGTGAGCTTTTTCGATGCGTCCGCACGACGCATATAACCGCAGAAGTTTCGAAGACAACCCTGCATTTCTACGTAAAAGGTTTGGGGGAATAAGGCGGTGAACTCGGATACCGTGATCAATGGCCTGTAAACGGTAGCATGTTTCTAAGAGGGAAGAAAATATTTCGGTGTCAATTTTGATACGTTTGTCAACGGAGGCTTCGAGGTCATCAACGATGGCGTCAAGGGCTTGGGCTTTTGTTTGGGTGTAGGGTTTTTGGTTGATCAGGAGTGGGGTTGGGGTTGAATTTGGGAATGAGAGGGAGGTGTTTTTGTTTCGGTGGATTCGTTTTTGTTTCGGAAGTTTCTTGCTCTTGGAAGAGCAGTAGTAGCCGTGGAGAGCAGAAGAAGTAGTTGTGTGGAACGCTACTGGTTGTAGTTGTAGAGTGCGTACCATATTGGACTAACGAAGGAAGAAATATGAATTGCGAATCGTCGATTTGCATTCATATGCATACGGCCCTATAGGGGCTTCACGGGGAATCCCTGTCACGTGACAGTGCAGGCCCCCAGtgacttttactttttttttttattaattatcaaaatgaaaaatctggcgttttatcacaaaatgacatgttaataaatttttaatataaatactaatttttaattatataaaataagaaaactatCACTGTTCGTACTTTAGAACTATCTAATAAGTACTctgtaataaatttttaattgtgttTTTAAGCCCAAGTAGATGAATATAAATCCGAggtccacaatttttttttttttttttttgtttttaaaagaaggTCCGATACTGTCTTTTGGCAGTAATCAGCTGAATTGGTTGCAGAAATTCTTCAGACATTTTGAAAGATATGTATATtcaaagaggaaaaataatCATGTATATTCAAAGAGTCTGATGCAATTTAAGTTTCTGTGGTGGCAATTACCTTCCATCAAACATGAAACGAGTCCCATTTTCTCATTTGCTGTAGCCATTGTTTCCTAGAGTAGTACCCTTTTCTTTGCATTATAAAAAACACAAGGGAACTCGAAATAGAGCAGTAACGCTACAGATTTTATGTTGCAGCCTAATCTCTGTACAAGAACagtaaaaaataacaagaattaAAGAACATTTTCCCTCTAAGCTTATGTATGTTTTCCTCTGCTGAATTCCCACTCTTTAAAAGGCTTTCAGTAAAGCCTAACTACCAACTAAATCTGTCCTAGCTCGGACTTTGGTTGACACCCACAATTAACTCTCGCTTATCACCTGCTGCGGAACAAAGAGTATGAAATGATAACAATTAGTTTcctaatagtatatatatagcacaagGTATCAACATCCCCTAGAATCCTACTATGCTTATAATGTGAGAGAAAGATAGTAACAAGAGCATGAGATTTACTGCTatccaaaataataaagatTGTAGGACCGCACACTACATCCAACTCTCTAGCGCTAGACTTCTAGATTTCAGACACAAACCTATCTCGATTCCACAAGGTGAGTGTCATACAGTACCTATTGTATGACagttatcaataaaaaattaaatttcatgcCCCTGACAATAAAGCAGCACTAATATAATGATAAGCGGCAAATTCCTGATTACTGGCATTGAAAGGGGGaacaattataataaaacaTACCTCACATCCAGCAAAAACTGGGCGAACCTGTTCGAATATTTCATCTTCTGCTCCTACTGCACAGATCTGCACACGTTGACTTCTGTTAcatcatttattataatattaaatctcAAATGGGTGCTCTAAATTCATCAAAAGggggaaagaaaataaactatGCTGAACTTTCAGCTCAGAAGTTCGGTCTTACTTTATGTTATCAACCGAGTATtactgatcttttttttttttctggaacTATGAAACCATGCATTAAGATAAAAAGTTCATTACAGAGACGGGAAACGAAGCTACGAAcacagataaaatataatacagcCATTAGGGAGGGTCCTTGCCACTGTGAAAACTTAACAAGCAGTCCGGGATTTTGATAGAGTATTACTGATCTTATTATGGAGTGAGACTCTCTTCTTATTGTTAATTGGTTCAAGAACAATTTGTTGCCCCATTGCTCCTATTTCAATATTTGGGATGACATTCTTCATTTCAAATGTGCTTTCCACTTCGATATATTCCATGCATACAGAGCAGGCAATGCCTTAGTAGATAGCCTTGCTTCCTTCGTTGCAATGAGCAACATGGCAAGTTTTTCCTCCCTCTATGAATTACCTAAACACACATGATtggtatcttttttttatatatatatatataagttcatgATTGGTATCTTTTATTTGGATAGTCCAGGAATTCCCATGTTGCGTTATTAATTTCATCTCTCTCCTTATCTTGATTGTAACTAGATTTTATTAAGGATTATAGTTTTTTATAGGAGCCTGATTTTGGGATTTCTATAACCCCCTTGCTCCTCTTTGTATAAGATATTCATCCGCTATAAGTGAGGgctaatcaataaaattgggatacctacctctcttaaaataaatgaataaataaataaactagaAACATGAAAGCCAAGCCAATGAGATATGTATccatataaaaaagaagaacCTCGAACACTACCAGCCCatagataattaataattttcatttatacCTTATGAAGTTTTCCTTTCTTCGCATAGTGATTGACGACAGGAAGATTCAATGCTTCAAACACCTTAAGACGTTTCTTGATGGTATCTATGTTATCATCAACTCGGCCCTACAACAAAAGACACCATTCCcttgaataatattttctatcagAGCTtcttatatgaaaatatatataatgcaaaaGAACCTGATTACGGTTAAGCACTCGTTTCACCATCTCTTCTTCAGGGCAATCAAAGAAAAGCACAATATTTGGTTCAGCTCCAATCTGCATTTGGAACAATATGGTTACATACAAACAGTGTTATAATGCTAGTAATGATGAATCATTTCGTTTGAAATGGAATCTTGATaagcactttttttaaagtgttattttttattattattattataactaaacaattatattgataagaatagacatagcccaagtatacaacGTGGTATACAAACGGTCACACCTAATTAGAGAGAagtaatagaaacaagaaaatcatgaaaatcaaggCCACAAAAATCTACAACTGTGGCCCAAAGGAAAAGAgtgctaacaaaaaataatctgaGTTCTACTAGTGAGcactccttgtcttcaaatgttCAGTCATTTCGCTCCTTCCACAGGCACTACATGATACAATCGGGACCATTTTCCACACCGCTGCGATTTGTGGGAGACCTCGTACATTTATCCAGCTGGCCATGAGCTCTATCACTATGGCTAGCATAATCCAAGCTAAGTCCATTCTATTAAACAATTCATTCCATAACGTtccagccacctcacaatgcaatagtaAATGATCCACAGTTTCACCATTTTTCCAACACATGCAACATCAATATACTATAATCACCTTACGTCTTCGTAGATCATCTGTCGTCAAGATCTTCCCTAAAGCTGTTGTCCATTAAAAAAGTGCCGCTTTGGGAGGCTCCTTGTTTCTCCATATCTTTCTCCATGGGAATTCCGTATTCTGTGGTCGTGTAAGAGACATATAGAAAGAGCGGACCGAGAATACAACTTTGCCGGTGGGAATCCACCACATCTTGTCTGCTCCTTGGATTCTCGGCCTCATGGAGTATAGCTCTTCAATGCTGTCAACTTCCCAATCCTGGGCGGCTCTAGTGAAATTCACGTTCCACTGGACTAGGTCCCCAAATAACTCCATAAAATCAACCATTGATGCATCTTTCTCACCTGCGATCCTAAAGATTGCTCAAAAAGAATCCTTTAAAGCTTGGTCTCCACACCATAGATTAGTCTAGAATTTTAATCTAGATCCATCGCCCAACACCATTCTAGTATGCCGATTAAAGATCCTCCACCCCCTTCGAATGTGTTTCTAAACTCCCACTTCATAAACCTCCCTAGTGCAACCCCCCCCCCACGCctccatatttgcaatcaatcaTTAACTTCCATAGGGCTTCCAGTTCCGTATTATATCTCCACGACCACTTCCCAAGCAAGGCTCGATTGaaaatcctcaaatttctaatgcCCAGCCCACCCGAAGAGACTGGAGAACATACCTTATCCCACCTGACTAGATGATAGTTGAATTCTTCTCCTATCCCACCCCAAAGAAAATCACGATACAGCTTCTCAATAAGGTTCACCACACTTCCTAGAATTGGGAATacagataaaaaatatgttggtagattagaaagagtacttttgATAAAGGTGATCCTACCGCCTTTTGAGATATATAGGTgtggtttgaatagtgagatgagataagatgattttaaatgaaagttaaaagttgaataaaatattgttagaatattatttattattattattattgttgttgttgttgttttgagaattgaaaaaattaaattttttatactagCCAGTTGCCTTCAATGATACTAGCCAGTTGCCTGATGTTACGAACATTGCCCAGCAGCACCAATTTTGATTTATAGAAGTTCACTTTCAAGCCGgataccgcttcaaaacaaagtaataatgtCCTTAATGTTCGAACTTGGCTTTGTTTTGTCTCGCAAAAAATAAGTGCATCATCAGCAAACAATAAATGAGATAGGTTAATAGTGCCCCTATTAGGATCACCCATCGAGAATCCCTCAATAAAGTCATTGTTCACCCAGgctaaaatcattttactaaGTGCCTCCATGACAAGAACGAATAGGAGTGGGGAcaaaggatctccttgtcttaggccCCGAGACCTATTAAAGTAACCATTTGGGCAACCATTCACCAATACAGAAAACCTCACCGTAGAAATACACCATCTAATCCACGAAAACCATTTCTCCCCAAAACCGCACCTCCCAAGCACATGTAGTAAGAACTCCCAATTTACCTGATCatacgccttctccatatctaacgTGCATAGGATTCCTAGTTGGCCAGATTTTAGCCTACCATTAGGCATTCAATAGCAATGAGAACTGAATTCAGAATTTGCCTATCTTTAACAAAAGCGATTTGGGGTTTTGTTATGATCCTCCTCAAAACCTCTCCTAGACGATTGGAAAGCaccttagaaataatcttatatatcCCATTCACAAGGTTGATAGGCCGGAAATTCTTCACCACGGAAGCCCCAATTTTCTTAGGAATGAGTTATAAATGTGGCATTAAGGCTCTTCTCAAATTTCTCAATTGAAAAGAATTCTTGGAAAACTTTCATTAAATCCGCCCACaacacatcccaacaagtttgaaaaaatcccATGGAAAAGCTGTCGAAGCCAGGTGCTTTATCTTTGACCATTCTCCTTATCACGGTGTGGACCTCTAACTCCTCAAAGGGCTGCTCCAGCCACAAAACCTGTTGTGGATCTATGGACTCAAAGGCTAGTCCATCGAGCGTTGGCCGCCATCCCACCTGTTCAAAAAGTAAGTGTTCATATATCCCACAACATGCTCCCTAATCACCAGAGCCTCCGTACATTCCACTCTGTCTATTTTCAACATCTCAATAGTATTAGTTCTCCTATGGGAGTTGGCCACTATAAAAGAACTTTGTGCCGCGGTCTCCTTCTTTCAACTATAAAACTCTTGATTTTTAACACCAAGAGATCTCCTCCAATAACACCACCCTTTCTAATTCTGCCTTTAACTCAGCCTTCCTAGATGCTTCCTCCATAGAAAGAACCTGCCCCTGTGTCCTCTCTACCTCTTGAAGCTCCTCTATCATAG carries:
- the LOC108987389 gene encoding pentatricopeptide repeat-containing protein At4g25270, chloroplastic; translated protein: MVRTLQLQPVAFHTTTSSALHGYYCSSKSKKLPKQKRIHRNKNTSLSFPNSTPTPLLINQKPYTQTKAQALDAIVDDLEASVDKRIKIDTEIFSSLLETCYRLQAIDHGIRVHRLIPPNLLRRNAGLSSKLLRLYASCGRIEKAHQVFDQMVDRDASAFPWNSLISGYAELGLYEDAMALYFQMDEEGVEPDPFTFPRVLKACGGIGSFGVGEEVHRRVVRSGFANDGFVLNALVDMYAKCGDIVKARKVFDKIASRDLVSWNAMLTGYIRHGLLVEALEIFCQMLQEGHEPDSVAISTILASLSSLKLTLQIHGWILRQGFEWDLSVANSLIAVYSNHGKLDRAQWLFNHMPERDVVSWNSIISAHSRDLEVLTYFEQMENSGTLPDSITFVSLLSACAHLGLVKDGERLYSMMKGKYAINPIMEHYACMVNLYGRAGLLMEAYAVIEEKMEFEAGPTAWGALLYACFLHGNVDIGEVAAEKLFELEPDNELNYELLINIYSNAGRLDGVERVRMMMMERGLDL
- the LOC108987394 gene encoding 21 kDa protein-like, yielding MAKVSHLLLLFSVLCFAAATASSGGATNFIKASCSTTTYPALCVQSLSAYAAEIQQNPHQLAQTALSVSLSSAQSTRTFVSKLKKFKGLKKKEYEAIADCLEEISDTVDRLGQSIKELKNIGKAKGQEFAWHMSNVETWVSAALTDENTCVDGFAGKALDGKIKASIKARIVNVAQVTSNALSLINHYASKH